One window from the genome of Leucobacter aridicollis encodes:
- a CDS encoding hemolysin family protein, which translates to MSDDDLPPLFERASTAVRRIAERVALGRGRVRDEQQLLSMVDQATELALLEEGDRDYIHSIVEFGDTLVREVMVPRTDMVTVDSEVSIRDGLELLLNSRHSRVPVVGDDVDEVLGVMYLRDASGFVLRRPEEAEEVLVTRIMKPAMFVPEVQRADKLLRRMQQESNHLALVVDEYGGISGLVTLEDLIEEVLGDISDEHDRETPEVVEEAPGLFLVSAMLPIDDLGELFEIELDDEEVDTVGGLFAKWLGRLPEVGDRVRGEGIELEAIDTERRRKRLITARARAIHEPAEPAAQTPEDTA; encoded by the coding sequence GTGAGCGACGACGACCTCCCGCCGCTGTTCGAGCGCGCGAGCACCGCTGTCCGGCGGATTGCTGAGCGCGTAGCTCTCGGTCGTGGCCGCGTGCGCGACGAGCAGCAGTTGTTGTCGATGGTTGACCAGGCGACCGAACTCGCCCTCCTCGAGGAAGGCGACAGGGACTACATCCACTCGATTGTGGAGTTCGGCGACACGCTCGTGCGAGAGGTCATGGTGCCCCGCACCGACATGGTCACGGTCGACTCTGAGGTGTCCATCCGAGACGGACTCGAGCTGCTGTTGAACTCGCGACACTCACGTGTTCCGGTCGTCGGTGATGATGTTGATGAGGTACTCGGGGTGATGTACCTACGGGATGCGAGCGGCTTCGTACTGCGGCGACCTGAAGAAGCAGAAGAGGTCCTCGTTACCCGAATCATGAAGCCCGCGATGTTTGTGCCCGAGGTGCAACGCGCCGATAAGCTGCTGCGTCGGATGCAGCAAGAGTCGAACCATCTCGCACTCGTCGTCGACGAGTACGGAGGCATTTCCGGGCTTGTCACCCTCGAGGACCTCATCGAGGAGGTGCTCGGCGACATTAGCGACGAGCACGACCGCGAAACCCCAGAGGTTGTCGAGGAGGCCCCTGGCCTGTTTCTTGTGAGCGCCATGTTGCCCATCGACGACCTTGGAGAGCTCTTCGAGATCGAGCTCGACGATGAGGAGGTCGATACGGTCGGCGGACTCTTCGCCAAGTGGCTTGGCAGGCTGCCGGAGGTTGGCGATCGCGTGAGGGGCGAGGGCATCGAGCTCGAGGCCATCGACACCGAGCGCCGACGCAAACGACTCATTACCGCGCGCGCCCGCGCGATTCACGAACCCGCGGAGCCCGCGGCACAGACCCCTGAGGACACCGCATGA
- the hrcA gene encoding heat-inducible transcriptional repressor HrcA: MVPERSLAVLHAIVSDYVALNEPVGSKSIVERHSFGVSAATIRNDMALLEDDELIAQTHTSSGRVPTDKGYRLYVDTLAKLRPMTAAQRSAIERFLGESSDLDDVMARTVRLLSQLTNQVAVVQYPSLRTVAVRHIDLVALGENRVLCVLILGNGVVEQQTAMLPAERANEPWLTAVRERIAANIVGQDIDAADRAVAELAATVHTLVGPADAPLAELVLGAVSQQLQANRSDRIAVAGAANLTRPGEFAGALPTVLEAIEEQVTLLRLFGELVQDERDIAASIGRENEAYGLSDASIIATNYEQLGASRLGVLGPLRMDYAGNIQAVRAVARYLNKLLSEDR; this comes from the coding sequence ATGGTTCCAGAGCGCAGTCTCGCCGTGCTGCACGCCATCGTGAGTGACTACGTCGCGCTCAACGAGCCCGTCGGCTCGAAATCGATCGTGGAGCGCCATTCGTTTGGCGTATCTGCCGCGACGATTCGCAACGACATGGCGCTGCTTGAAGACGACGAGCTTATCGCTCAGACCCACACGTCTTCGGGGCGGGTGCCAACCGACAAGGGCTACCGCCTGTACGTCGACACACTCGCGAAGCTCCGGCCAATGACAGCCGCGCAGCGTTCGGCGATCGAGCGGTTTCTTGGCGAGTCGAGTGATCTTGACGACGTCATGGCGCGCACGGTGCGCCTACTGTCGCAGCTCACGAATCAGGTTGCGGTCGTGCAGTATCCGTCGCTGCGCACAGTCGCCGTCAGACACATTGACCTTGTCGCTCTCGGCGAGAATCGAGTGCTCTGCGTGCTCATCCTCGGAAACGGAGTCGTCGAGCAGCAGACGGCCATGCTTCCAGCGGAGCGTGCGAACGAACCGTGGCTCACAGCCGTTCGCGAGCGTATCGCAGCGAACATCGTTGGCCAGGACATCGACGCAGCAGATCGCGCTGTGGCCGAGCTTGCCGCGACGGTGCACACGTTGGTTGGTCCTGCCGACGCACCACTCGCCGAGCTTGTGCTTGGGGCGGTTTCGCAGCAGCTGCAAGCAAACCGCAGCGACAGGATCGCCGTGGCGGGCGCAGCAAACCTGACAAGGCCGGGAGAGTTTGCCGGGGCGCTGCCGACGGTGCTCGAAGCAATTGAGGAGCAGGTGACGTTGCTTCGGTTGTTCGGCGAACTTGTGCAGGACGAGCGCGATATCGCCGCTTCGATCGGGCGCGAGAATGAGGCGTATGGGCTCTCCGATGCGTCGATCATCGCGACAAACTATGAACAACTAGGCGCGTCCAGACTCGGCGTGCTCGGTCCGCTTCGCATGGACTACGCCGGGAATATCCAGGCGGTCCGTGCCGTTGCCAGATACCTCAACAAGCTGTTGAGCGAAGACCGCTGA
- a CDS encoding 16S rRNA (uracil(1498)-N(3))-methyltransferase, with amino-acid sequence MANLYFDESLVATAPGRQLTISGDEGRHAVRVSRLRVGEHTIVGNGSGLRAFGTVEELGRDSFTLTVERIEVTPAPTRRIVLVQALAKGDRDERAVEQATEFGVDAILPWQAERSISRWSGDKAEKGVAKWSRIAREASKQSMRAWIPEVLSPVTTAELAGVNGALLALHPRGEDRLSAWRPAGDHDVYLVVGPEGGLSDAELEALTAPGPGERRIVLLGDDVLRTSSAGPAAIAVLNASLGRW; translated from the coding sequence GTGGCGAATCTCTACTTTGACGAGTCTCTCGTCGCGACCGCGCCGGGGCGTCAGCTCACGATCTCGGGAGACGAGGGCCGCCACGCCGTTCGGGTGAGCCGGCTGCGCGTTGGCGAACACACGATTGTCGGCAACGGCTCTGGCCTCAGAGCGTTCGGCACCGTTGAGGAGCTGGGCCGCGATAGCTTTACTCTGACGGTCGAGCGCATCGAGGTGACGCCTGCACCGACCCGTCGGATTGTGCTCGTCCAGGCGCTCGCAAAGGGAGACCGTGATGAACGCGCCGTCGAACAGGCGACCGAGTTCGGTGTCGACGCGATCCTGCCGTGGCAGGCGGAGCGCTCGATATCGCGCTGGAGCGGTGACAAAGCAGAGAAGGGCGTCGCGAAGTGGTCGCGCATCGCACGAGAGGCGTCGAAGCAGTCGATGCGCGCCTGGATCCCGGAGGTGCTCTCGCCTGTGACGACGGCCGAGCTCGCCGGCGTTAACGGTGCCCTTCTCGCGCTCCACCCACGTGGCGAGGATCGGTTGAGCGCATGGAGGCCAGCTGGCGACCACGACGTGTACCTTGTGGTCGGCCCTGAGGGCGGACTGAGTGACGCAGAGCTTGAGGCGCTCACCGCGCCGGGCCCAGGAGAGCGGCGGATTGTGCTGCTCGGCGACGACGTTCTCCGAACTTCGTCGGCCGGCCCCGCAGCTATCGCCGTGCTCAACGCGTCGCTAGGACGCTGGTGA
- the lepA gene encoding translation elongation factor 4 has protein sequence MSPRSLKPPVPASTDPTMIRNFCIIAHIDHGKSTLADRMLQVTGTVADRDMRAQYLDNMDIERERGITIKSQAVRMHWQSEGGEYALNMIDTPGHVDFSYEVSRSLAACEGAILLVDAAQGIEAQTLANLYLAMENDLEIIPVLNKIDLPAADPERVAREITDLIGGDPDEVLKVSGKTGAGVEELLDVVVARIPAPIGETDAPARAMIFDSVYDPYRGVVTYVRMVDGKLTPREKVQMMSTGAEYEALEIGVSSPGPTPTKGLAVGEVGYLITGVKDVRQSKVGDTVTSKLKGATEALPGYTDPKPMVFSGLYPLDGSDYPVLREALDKLKLSDAALQYEPETSVALGFGFRCGFLGLLHLEIITERLRREFDLDLITTAPSVIYEVTKEDGTEVTVTNPSEYPDGKIASVREPMVRAAVLAPKDYVGAIMELCQSRRGSLLGMEYLGERVELRYNIPMGEIVFDFFDHLKSRTQGYASLDYEPSGEQEADLVKVDILLQGEAVDAFSAIVHRDNAYSYGTMMTERLRKLIPRQQFEVPIQAAIGARVIARENIRAIRKDVLAKCYGGDISRKRKLLEKQKEGKKRMKMVGRVEVPQEAFIAALSGDVEGKESSKK, from the coding sequence ATGTCTCCACGCAGTCTGAAACCACCGGTGCCGGCGTCGACCGACCCCACGATGATCCGTAACTTCTGCATCATCGCGCACATCGACCACGGCAAGTCGACGCTTGCCGACCGCATGCTCCAGGTCACCGGTACGGTGGCCGATCGCGACATGCGCGCCCAGTACCTCGACAATATGGATATCGAGCGAGAGCGCGGAATCACCATCAAGTCGCAGGCAGTGCGTATGCACTGGCAGTCGGAAGGTGGTGAGTATGCCCTCAACATGATCGACACTCCGGGTCACGTCGACTTCTCGTATGAGGTCTCTCGTTCGCTTGCTGCCTGCGAAGGCGCGATCTTGCTCGTTGACGCCGCGCAGGGAATTGAGGCTCAGACTCTCGCGAACCTATACCTCGCGATGGAGAACGACCTCGAGATCATTCCCGTGTTGAACAAGATTGATCTACCCGCGGCCGACCCTGAGCGGGTCGCCCGCGAGATCACCGACCTCATCGGCGGCGATCCCGACGAGGTACTCAAGGTGTCCGGAAAGACTGGCGCTGGCGTCGAGGAGCTCCTTGACGTTGTCGTTGCGCGCATCCCAGCGCCGATCGGAGAGACCGATGCGCCGGCTCGGGCGATGATCTTCGACTCGGTCTATGACCCGTACCGGGGTGTTGTGACCTACGTTCGAATGGTCGATGGCAAGCTCACGCCCCGTGAAAAGGTCCAGATGATGTCGACCGGCGCCGAGTACGAGGCGCTCGAGATCGGCGTTTCCTCGCCGGGCCCGACTCCCACCAAGGGGCTCGCCGTCGGCGAAGTCGGCTACCTCATCACCGGCGTGAAGGACGTGCGCCAGTCGAAGGTTGGCGACACCGTCACGAGCAAGCTCAAGGGCGCCACAGAGGCGCTGCCAGGATACACGGACCCGAAGCCGATGGTCTTCTCAGGCCTGTATCCGCTCGACGGCTCCGATTACCCCGTGCTCCGCGAGGCGCTCGACAAGCTCAAACTCTCAGACGCGGCACTCCAGTACGAGCCGGAAACCTCGGTTGCACTCGGCTTCGGCTTCCGCTGCGGCTTCCTCGGACTGCTCCACCTCGAGATCATCACCGAGCGGCTGCGCCGCGAGTTCGATCTCGATCTCATTACGACGGCTCCGAGCGTGATCTACGAGGTCACGAAGGAGGACGGTACTGAGGTCACCGTGACGAACCCGTCCGAGTACCCCGACGGCAAGATCGCGAGCGTTCGCGAGCCCATGGTGCGCGCGGCAGTGCTTGCGCCGAAGGACTACGTTGGCGCGATCATGGAGCTCTGCCAGTCGCGGCGCGGGAGCCTGCTTGGCATGGAGTACCTTGGTGAGCGCGTCGAGCTCCGCTACAACATCCCGATGGGTGAGATCGTCTTTGACTTCTTTGACCACCTGAAGAGTCGCACCCAGGGGTACGCGAGCCTCGACTACGAGCCGAGTGGCGAGCAAGAGGCGGACCTCGTGAAGGTCGACATCCTGCTGCAGGGCGAGGCTGTCGACGCATTCTCCGCGATCGTTCATCGCGACAACGCGTACTCCTACGGCACGATGATGACCGAGCGCCTGCGCAAACTCATCCCGCGTCAGCAGTTCGAAGTGCCCATCCAGGCTGCCATTGGCGCCCGTGTGATCGCCCGCGAGAACATTCGCGCGATCCGCAAGGACGTCCTCGCGAAGTGTTACGGCGGCGACATCAGTCGTAAGCGCAAGCTGCTCGAGAAGCAGAAAGAGGGCAAGAAGCGGATGAAGATGGTCGGTCGCGTCGAGGTGCCACAGGAGGCATTCATCGCCGCGCTCTCTGGCGACGTCGAGGGTAAGGAATCGTCGAAGAAGTGA
- the dnaJ gene encoding molecular chaperone DnaJ, translating to MADHYETLGVSREASLEEIKKAYRKLARQLHPDVNPSDEAAEQFKSVTHAYDVLSDPEQRQRYDMGGQQGGAGGFGDIFETFFGGGFGGGSRGPRAREERGEDALIRVDVKLSEVIFGVQRDITVNTAVLCNTCGGNGCQPGTHPVTCDVCRGQGQVQREVRSLFGNVVTMHPCGSCQGYGTIIENPCVECAGKGRLRERRSMQVDIPSGIDTGTRMQMRGGGEVGPFGGPNGDLFIEFRVEHDDVFSRDGNDLLSTMQVSMTDAILGTEVEVDSLDGSVKVEIPAGTQSGDLLSVRGRGIQGLRSTSRGDLKIAMQVATPTKLSHKEKSLVEQLAKLRKEEPPHFGEFKQSFFGKLRDRFFG from the coding sequence GTGGCGGATCACTACGAGACGCTCGGCGTTTCTCGCGAAGCGAGCCTCGAAGAGATCAAGAAGGCGTATCGCAAGCTGGCTCGCCAGCTGCACCCCGATGTGAACCCGAGCGACGAGGCCGCCGAGCAGTTCAAGAGCGTCACGCACGCCTATGACGTGCTGAGCGATCCCGAGCAGCGCCAGCGCTATGACATGGGTGGTCAGCAAGGTGGAGCCGGCGGGTTCGGCGACATCTTCGAGACCTTCTTCGGTGGCGGTTTTGGTGGCGGCTCTCGCGGGCCCCGTGCCCGCGAGGAGCGGGGCGAGGATGCGCTGATTCGCGTCGACGTGAAGCTCTCAGAGGTGATCTTCGGCGTGCAGCGTGACATCACGGTGAACACGGCCGTGCTCTGCAATACGTGCGGTGGCAACGGCTGCCAGCCTGGCACGCACCCGGTAACGTGTGACGTCTGCCGTGGGCAGGGTCAGGTGCAGCGCGAGGTACGGTCGCTGTTTGGCAACGTTGTGACGATGCATCCCTGCGGGAGCTGCCAGGGGTATGGCACGATCATCGAGAACCCGTGTGTTGAGTGTGCAGGAAAGGGCAGGTTGCGCGAGCGTCGCTCGATGCAGGTCGACATTCCCTCGGGCATCGACACGGGCACGCGCATGCAGATGCGTGGTGGCGGCGAGGTCGGGCCGTTTGGCGGGCCGAACGGGGACCTGTTCATCGAGTTCCGCGTCGAACACGACGACGTCTTCAGCCGCGACGGCAACGATCTGTTGAGCACGATGCAGGTCTCGATGACTGATGCGATCCTCGGCACCGAGGTTGAGGTCGATTCACTTGACGGGAGCGTGAAGGTCGAGATTCCGGCTGGCACCCAGTCGGGCGATCTCCTGTCAGTTCGCGGCCGCGGCATCCAGGGACTGCGCTCGACGTCTCGCGGCGATCTGAAGATCGCGATGCAGGTCGCCACACCGACGAAGCTCTCGCACAAAGAGAAGTCGCTCGTTGAACAGCTCGCGAAGCTCCGCAAGGAAGAACCACCGCACTTCGGGGAGTTCAAGCAGAGCTTCTTTGGCAAGCTGCGCGACCGATTCTTCGGATAG
- a CDS encoding histidine triad nucleotide-binding protein: MAEETVFGKIISGEIPATLLAETDRVIAFPDINPQAPVHILVIPKTTEYRDVTELAAGDPELLAEIVAVAKKLADEHANGEYRLIFNNGASAGQTVFHVHAHIIANLEERSLLGF, translated from the coding sequence ATGGCTGAAGAGACCGTATTTGGCAAAATCATTTCGGGAGAGATTCCGGCGACGCTGCTCGCTGAGACCGATCGCGTCATCGCGTTCCCCGATATCAACCCGCAGGCGCCGGTGCACATCCTTGTCATCCCGAAGACGACCGAGTACCGAGATGTGACAGAGCTCGCCGCAGGCGATCCAGAGCTCCTCGCCGAGATCGTCGCCGTCGCAAAGAAGCTCGCCGACGAACACGCAAACGGCGAGTACCGCTTGATCTTCAACAACGGCGCGAGCGCAGGGCAGACTGTGTTCCACGTGCACGCGCACATCATCGCGAACCTTGAGGAGCGATCCCTCCTTGGGTTCTGA
- a CDS encoding DUF1990 family protein, which yields MPVAYAAIGASGAPDLMRFPPAGSTPYEEALQLGSGQERFLAAANQLMTWGAHRAAGLTVSDIVLGEQADYVGVQFDDGGTPELGEEPEELFSPEGEAYVLPGTTATLTSDAAKKPRPILVISTVDEPQRLGFAWGDRETVSGFGEQLLTVEQRADGTVWAVARGFTFLTSSGLMAGIKQRGELRDVIELAQALVGALAPGAAIRGGVASTGNGGSVPADASSDPDADAGASADASADGDASVDAGTSTGAGTDSVETDGDTSRDD from the coding sequence ATGCCAGTTGCGTATGCGGCGATCGGGGCGTCTGGCGCACCTGATCTCATGCGGTTCCCGCCGGCTGGCAGCACCCCATACGAGGAGGCGTTGCAGCTCGGGAGCGGCCAAGAGCGTTTCCTCGCTGCAGCGAATCAGCTCATGACCTGGGGCGCGCACCGCGCCGCTGGCCTCACTGTCAGCGACATCGTGCTCGGCGAGCAGGCCGACTACGTTGGCGTGCAGTTTGACGATGGTGGAACGCCTGAACTTGGCGAGGAGCCCGAGGAGCTCTTCAGCCCTGAAGGTGAAGCCTACGTGCTGCCAGGTACCACCGCGACGCTCACCTCCGACGCCGCAAAAAAGCCGCGACCAATCCTCGTGATTTCGACTGTTGACGAGCCCCAGCGGCTCGGATTCGCCTGGGGCGACCGCGAGACTGTCTCAGGTTTCGGCGAGCAGTTGCTGACTGTCGAGCAGCGAGCTGACGGCACCGTCTGGGCAGTGGCTCGGGGCTTCACTTTCCTGACGAGCTCGGGGCTCATGGCAGGGATCAAGCAGCGCGGCGAACTGCGTGACGTGATCGAGCTTGCGCAGGCGCTCGTTGGGGCTCTTGCTCCTGGCGCCGCTATTCGCGGCGGAGTCGCTTCGACGGGCAACGGAGGAAGCGTACCCGCGGACGCGTCGAGCGATCCCGACGCCGACGCCGGTGCCAGTGCGGATGCCAGTGCCGATGGCGATGCGAGTGTCGACGCCGGAACGAGCACTGGGGCCGGGACTGACAGTGTGGAGACTGACGGCGACACCTCGCGGGACGACTGA
- the hemW gene encoding radical SAM family heme chaperone HemW yields the protein MPSVLPEGDPAPADGALPASVLAGAPDRAFGVYVHVPYCRVRCGYCDFNTYTASELGGGASQAGYAAEAATELSFGAKVMRAAGLPDREVSTVFFGGGTPTLLPASDLAMVLGRIRDEWGIAPDAEVTTEANPDSVDAQYLDTLAEAGFTRVSFGMQSAMPHVLRTLDRTHSPERVPVVVDAARAAGLQVSLDLIYGTPGESLADWERSLDAALANEPDHLSAYALIVEAGTKLAGQIRRGEVAAPDDDLHAEMYELLDSKLSGAGYDWYEISNWSRSRETRSRHNLSYWTGEDWWGAGPGAHSHIGGLRWWNVKHPRAYAERMGQGLSPAHARELLTDEARYSERVLLETRIADGFAIDALSEQGRAAVPALIADGLVDGRAALGVGGTERRIVPTLRGRLLADTVVGHLLR from the coding sequence ATGCCGAGTGTGCTCCCCGAAGGCGATCCGGCTCCGGCCGACGGGGCACTCCCGGCGAGCGTGCTCGCGGGCGCGCCCGATCGCGCGTTTGGCGTCTACGTCCACGTGCCATACTGCAGGGTGCGCTGCGGCTACTGCGACTTCAACACCTACACTGCGAGTGAGCTTGGCGGTGGCGCGAGTCAGGCCGGATACGCTGCTGAAGCTGCGACGGAGCTGAGCTTTGGCGCCAAGGTGATGCGCGCGGCCGGGCTCCCCGATCGCGAGGTATCGACTGTCTTTTTCGGGGGAGGCACCCCGACGCTTTTGCCTGCGTCTGATTTGGCAATGGTGCTCGGTCGCATCCGAGACGAGTGGGGGATTGCCCCAGACGCTGAGGTGACAACGGAGGCGAACCCTGATTCGGTCGACGCTCAGTACCTCGACACACTCGCCGAGGCCGGGTTCACCCGGGTGAGCTTCGGGATGCAGTCGGCGATGCCCCATGTGCTTCGCACGCTCGATCGGACGCACAGCCCCGAGCGGGTCCCTGTTGTCGTTGACGCCGCGCGCGCAGCCGGCCTGCAGGTGAGCCTTGATCTCATTTACGGCACGCCTGGCGAGTCGCTCGCCGACTGGGAGCGTTCGCTTGATGCCGCGCTCGCGAACGAACCTGACCACCTCTCGGCGTACGCGCTGATCGTTGAGGCGGGTACGAAGCTTGCAGGGCAGATCCGGCGCGGCGAAGTCGCGGCTCCAGACGACGATCTGCACGCCGAGATGTACGAGCTCCTTGACTCCAAGCTCTCGGGAGCGGGCTATGACTGGTACGAGATCAGCAATTGGTCGCGTTCTCGCGAGACGCGGTCGCGACACAACCTGTCATATTGGACCGGCGAAGACTGGTGGGGCGCGGGCCCCGGCGCTCACAGCCACATTGGGGGCCTGCGATGGTGGAACGTGAAGCATCCGCGGGCCTACGCCGAACGGATGGGGCAGGGCCTGTCTCCGGCTCACGCCCGTGAGCTCCTGACTGACGAAGCACGCTATAGCGAGCGCGTATTGCTCGAGACCCGCATCGCTGACGGCTTCGCGATCGACGCTCTCAGCGAACAGGGTCGGGCCGCCGTGCCCGCCCTGATCGCGGATGGCCTCGTGGATGGCCGCGCGGCGCTTGGGGTCGGCGGGACCGAGCGCAGGATCGTGCCGACGCTCCGCGGCCGGCTGCTGGCTGACACAGTCGTCGGACACCTCCTGCGGTAG
- the ybeY gene encoding rRNA maturation RNase YbeY, producing the protein MSVEINNESGVAVGEDRLQRLVSFVLESMYVHPDTELSLMFVDEAAIEQLHVQWMDEPGPTDVLSFPMDELRPGRPDAQAPAGLLGDIVVCPQVALVQAENAGHSLEQELTVLVTHGMLHLLGFDHGTPDEEAEMFGLQRDLVLAFSTRER; encoded by the coding sequence ATGAGCGTCGAGATCAACAATGAATCAGGGGTCGCCGTCGGCGAAGACCGGCTGCAGCGGCTCGTGAGCTTTGTGCTCGAATCGATGTACGTGCACCCCGATACCGAGCTCAGCCTCATGTTCGTCGACGAGGCAGCGATCGAACAGCTGCACGTCCAGTGGATGGACGAGCCTGGACCGACAGACGTGCTCAGTTTCCCGATGGACGAGCTGCGCCCCGGGCGACCCGACGCACAGGCGCCCGCAGGTCTGCTCGGCGACATCGTTGTGTGCCCGCAGGTCGCCCTCGTGCAAGCCGAGAACGCCGGTCATTCACTCGAGCAGGAGCTCACCGTGCTCGTCACGCACGGCATGCTTCACCTGCTCGGCTTCGATCATGGCACCCCCGATGAGGAGGCCGAGATGTTCGGCCTGCAGCGCGATCTTGTTCTCGCGTTTAGCACTCGAGAACGGTGA
- a CDS encoding PhoH family protein: protein MTGNDAEADAPGERRTEPQLERTVTLTGVELASFLGHRDQLLADLESQHPNVQFNARNDVLSIRGETSAVRAAEQLVREILELARRSGTVSRTDVRAIAKMVRDGDGPRAAITLSEPILTVRGNSVRPQTQGQREYVNAIDANTIVFGLGPAGTGKTYLAMAKAVQALQRREVSKIVLTRPAVEAGERLGYLPGSLEDKIDPYLRPLFDAVGSMMDQDLVPKLLANGTIEVAPLAYMRGRTLNEAFVVLDEAQNTTPEQMKMFLTRLGYGSKIVVTGDMTQVDLPIKQSGLRVVTRILRGVEDIHFAELTADDIVRHSLVGRIVDAYASYDERQTGGPGKLGSRSNGNSSTGHESTGHESTGEAAPDTDTTDITEGKRDR from the coding sequence ATGACGGGGAACGACGCCGAGGCCGACGCGCCTGGCGAGCGGCGGACGGAACCGCAGCTTGAGCGCACCGTGACACTCACAGGTGTCGAACTCGCGTCATTCCTCGGCCACCGAGACCAACTCCTTGCCGACCTCGAATCGCAGCACCCAAACGTGCAGTTCAACGCACGCAACGACGTGCTGTCAATCCGCGGCGAGACGAGCGCCGTCCGAGCTGCGGAGCAGCTCGTGCGCGAGATTCTCGAACTTGCGCGCCGAAGCGGTACTGTGTCGCGCACCGACGTGCGCGCGATCGCAAAAATGGTGCGCGACGGAGACGGACCGCGCGCCGCGATCACCCTGAGCGAGCCGATCCTGACCGTGCGCGGTAACTCGGTTCGTCCGCAGACGCAGGGGCAGCGCGAATACGTGAACGCGATCGACGCGAACACAATTGTGTTCGGGCTCGGCCCAGCGGGCACAGGCAAGACGTATCTGGCGATGGCGAAGGCTGTACAGGCGCTGCAGCGGCGCGAGGTCTCGAAGATTGTGCTCACTCGGCCAGCCGTTGAGGCTGGCGAGCGCCTCGGGTACCTTCCTGGGAGCCTTGAGGACAAGATCGACCCGTACCTGCGGCCGTTGTTTGACGCGGTCGGCTCGATGATGGATCAGGATCTCGTACCGAAGCTACTCGCGAACGGCACAATCGAGGTCGCGCCACTCGCATACATGCGCGGTCGCACGCTCAATGAGGCGTTCGTTGTGCTCGACGAGGCGCAGAACACGACGCCGGAACAGATGAAGATGTTTCTGACCCGGCTCGGCTACGGCTCGAAGATTGTCGTCACAGGGGATATGACGCAGGTCGACCTGCCGATCAAGCAGAGCGGGTTGCGCGTCGTGACTCGCATCTTGCGCGGCGTCGAAGATATTCATTTCGCCGAACTCACCGCGGACGACATAGTTCGACACAGCCTCGTCGGCAGGATCGTCGACGCGTATGCCTCGTACGATGAGCGCCAAACGGGCGGGCCGGGGAAGTTGGGCTCGCGCTCGAACGGCAACTCGAGCACTGGCCACGAGAGCACTGGCCACGAGAGCACTGGCGAAGCCGCCCCTGACACGGACACCACAGACATTACAGAAGGGAAGCGCGACCGATGA